Proteins encoded by one window of Arachis hypogaea cultivar Tifrunner chromosome 1, arahy.Tifrunner.gnm2.J5K5, whole genome shotgun sequence:
- the LOC112800147 gene encoding casein kinase II subunit alpha-2, translating into MCKKSHYTRIKYAHEPPSLLFRFLLVCALVALRAPVAQYPTLRTPTTHLTNDTTTILHHHHHPYINRSRAQISRSSNRSRMSKARVYTDVNVLRPKEYWDYESLNVQWGDQDDYEVVRKVGRGKYSEVFEGINVNSNERCIIKILKPVKKKKIKREIKILQNLCGGPNIVKLLDIVRDQHSKTPSLIFEYVNSTDFKVLYPTLTDYDIRYYIYELLKALDYCHSQGIMHRDVKPHNVMIDHELRKLRLIDWGLAEFYHPGKEYNVRVASRYFKGPELLVDLQDYDYSLDMWSLGCMFAGMIFRKEPFFYGHDNHDQLVKIAKVLGTDELNAYLNKYHLELDPQLDALVGRHSRKPWSKFINADNQHLVSPEAIDFLDKLLRYDHQDRLTAREAMAHPYFSQVRAAESSRMRTQ; encoded by the exons ATGTGCAAAAAAAGTCACTACACACGCATCAAATATGCGCACGAACCACCATCACTACTCTTCCGCTTCTTGCTAGTGTGCGCACTTGTTGCCTTGCGTGCGCCGGTAGCGCAATACCCTACCCTACGCACCCCCACCACGCACCTCACTAACGacaccaccaccatcctccaccaccaccatcacccttACATAAATCGCAGCAGAGCTCAGATCTCGCGTTCTTCCAATCGCTCACGCATGTCGAAGGCGCGTGTCTACACCGACGTCAACGTTCTCCGCCCCAAAGAGTACTGGGACTATGAGTCCCTCAACGTTCAGTGGGG TGATCAAGATGATTATGAGGTTGTAAGAAAAGTGGGAAGGGGGAAGTATAGTGAGGTTTTTGAAGGCATAAATGTTAACAGCAACGAGCGGTGTATAATCAAGATCCTCAAGCCTGTcaagaagaagaag ATTAAGAGAGAGATAAAAATACTTCAGAACCTCTGTGGGGGCCCAAATATTGTCAAGCTTCTTGATATTGTTAGAGATCAACACTCTAAAACTCCTAGCTTAATATTTGAGTATGTCAACAGTACAGATTTTAAAGTTTTGTATCCAACCTTGACTGATTATGACATACGCTATTACATATATGAGCTTCTTAAG GCCTTGGACTACTGCCATTCACAAGGCATAATGCATAGAGACGTCAAGCCTCATAATGTTATGATAGATCATGAATTACGAAAACTTCGATTGATAGATTGGGGTCTTGCTGAATTTTATCATCCTGGAAAGGAGTATAATGTTCGTGTGGCATCAAG ATACTTTAAGGGCCCTGAACTTCTAGTTGATTTGCAAGACTATGACTACTCATTAGACATGTGGAGCCTTGGCTGCATGTTTGCTGGAATG ATATTTCGGAAGGAGCCTTTCTTTTATGGTCATGACAATCATGATCAGCTTGTCAAAATAGCCAAG GTACTTGGGACTGATGAATTGAATGCATACCTGAATAAGTATCACCTGGAGCTTGATCCTCAACTTGATGCACTTGTTGGAAG GCACAGTCGCAAACCCTGGTCAAAATTCATCAATGCAGATAACCAGCATCTTGTGTCTCCAGAG GCTATTGATTTTCTTGATAAGCTCCTTCGGTATGATCACCAGGACAGGCTAACGGCAAGAGAAGCAATG GCACATCCATATTTCTCTCAGGTAAGAGCTGCAGAAAGTAGCAGAATGCGGACACAGTAA
- the LOC112800141 gene encoding uncharacterized protein At2g23090, translating to MGGGNAQKSKMARERNLDKQKAAAKGSQLETNKKAMSIQCKVCMQTFICTTSEVKCREHAEAKHPKSDLYACFPHLKK from the exons ATGGGTGGAGGCAATGCTCAGAAATCGAAGATGGCTCGCGAGAGGAACCTCGATAAGCAGAAGGCTGCTGCTAAGG GAAGCCAGCTTGAAACTAACAAGAAAGCTATGTCAATCCAG TGCAAGGTGTGCATGCAAACATTTATCTGCACCACATCAGAAGTGAAGTGCAGGGAGCATGCTGAAGCCAAGCACCCAAAATCGGATTTGTATGCTTGTTTTCCTCATCTTAAAAAGTGA
- the LOC140180677 gene encoding protein MAIN-LIKE 1-like codes for MGDNPNRLYRLDRVAHIAGVINEEPQRCISSMRWQQGMRLDKRCVPYLQMAGLYHLARLNERWFRLDDPLVSAFIERWHPETHMFHMPFRECTITLQDVAYELGLPIDEHYVSGCLTDFQTYIQSGRPVWVWFQELLGVLPPANQIQKFVVNCSWFQETFGELPEGADEHTVRRYARAYIMMLLGIQLFVDKSGNRIHGYGRTFTNGSRARTGYHA; via the exons ATGGGGGATAATCCGAACCGACTTTATCGTTTGGATAGAGTAGCCCATATAGCTGGTGTCATCAACGAAGAG CCCCAGCGATGTATTTCGAGCATGCGATGGCAGCAGGGTATGCGTCTGGACAAGAGGTGCGTTCCGTACTTGCAAATGGCCGGCTTATACCATCTTGCGAGGCTGAATGAGAGATGGTTCAGACTAGATGACCCCCTGGTCAGTGCGTTCATTGAGCGCTGGCATCCGGAGACGCACATGTTTCATATGCCATTCAGAGAGTGCACTATTACACTGCAGGACGTGGCGTACGAGCTAGGACTACCGATCGATGAACATTATGTTAGTGGTTGCCTGACAGATTTTCAGACATACATCCAGAGTGGTCGGCCAGTTTGGgtgtggttccaggagttgctgGGTGTGTTACCTCCTGCGAACCAAATCCAGAAGTTTGTAGTAAACTGCAGCTGGTTTCAAGAGACCTTTGGAGAGCTCCCTGAGGGAGCAGATGAGCACACAGTTAGGAGGTATGCCCGAGCCTATATCATGATGCTGTTAGGAATTCAGCTATTTGTTGATAAGTCCGGCAACCGCATTCACGGGTACGGACGAACATTCACCAATGGGTCTCGAGCTAGAACCGGCTACCATGCCTAG